The Eleutherodactylus coqui strain aEleCoq1 chromosome 6, aEleCoq1.hap1, whole genome shotgun sequence genome window below encodes:
- the LOC136571808 gene encoding uncharacterized protein, translating into MRAVPAHLCAVRYVWRRGHLRFVRYVWRRGHLRFVRYVWRRGHLRFVRSVLRVETRSPEICALGVETRSPEICALGVETRSPEICALGVETRSPEICALGVETRSPEICALGVETRSPEICALGVETRSPEICALGVETRSPEICALGVETRSPEICALRVETRSPEICALGVETRSPEICALGVETRSPEICALGVETRSPEICALGVETRSPEICALGVETRSPEICALGVETRSPEICALGVETRSPEICALGVETRSPEICALGVETRSPEICALGVETRSPEICALGVETRSPEICALGVETRSPEICALGVETRSPEICALGVETRSPEICALGVETRSPEICALGVETRSPEICALGVETRSPEICALCATCGDAAT; encoded by the exons atgagagctgtgcccgcgc atttgtgcgctgtgcgctacgtgtggagacgcggtcacctgagatttgtgcgctacgtgtggagacgcggtcacctgagatttgtgcgctacgtgtggagacgcggtcacctgagatttgtgcgctctgtgctacgtgtggagacgcggtcacctgagatttgtgcgctaggcgtggagacgcggtcacctgagatttgtgcgctaggcgtggagacgcggtcacctgagatttgtgcgctaggcgtggagacgcggtcacctgagatttgtgcgctaggcgtggagacgcggtcacctgagatttgtgcgctaggcgtggagacgcggtcacctgagatttgtgcgctaggcgtggagacgcggtcacctgagatttgtgcgctaggcgtggagacgcggtcacctgagatttgtgcgctaggcgtggagacgcggtcacctgagatttgtgcgctacgcgtggagacgcggtcacctgagatttgtgcgctaggcgtggagacgcggtcacctgagatttgtgcgctaggcgtggagacgcggtcacctgagatttgtgcgctaggcgtggagacgcggtcacctgagatttgtgcgctaggcgtggagacgcggtcacctgagatttgtgcgctaggcgtggagacgcggtcacctgagatttgtgcgctaggcgtggagacgcggtcacctgagatttgtgcgctaggcgtggagacgcggtcacctgagatttgtgcgctaggcgtggagacgcggtcacctgagatttgtgcgctaggcgtggagacgcggtcacctgagatttgtgcgctaggcgtggagacgcggtcacctgagatttgtgcgctaggcgtggagacgcggtcacctgagatttgtgcgctaggcgtggagacgcggtcacctgagatttgtgcgctaggcgtggagacgcggtcacctgagatttgtgcgctaggcgtggagacgcggtcacctgagatttgtgcgctaggcgtggagacgcggtcacctgagatttgtgcgctaggcgtggagacgcggtcacctgagatttgtgcgctaggcgtggagacgcggtcacctgagatttgtgcgctgtgcgctacgtgtggagacgcggccacctga